The proteins below come from a single Zea mays cultivar B73 chromosome 8, Zm-B73-REFERENCE-NAM-5.0, whole genome shotgun sequence genomic window:
- the LOC100283739 gene encoding uncharacterized protein LOC100283739, with the protein MVFYFKARPEAGDYTIFMGLDKYENEDLIKYGFPEDIWFHVDKMSSAHVYVRLNKGQSMDDMSEGLLEDCAQLVKANSIQGNKVNNIDVVYTPWYNLKKTPSMDVGQVGFHNPKLVRTIKVEKRINEIVNRLNKTKVERKPDLKAEREAISAAEKAERKAQLRDKKRREEMERLEKEKQADIRSYKGLMVQEKMTSNKQIASGSKTLQELEEDFM; encoded by the exons ATGGTGTTCTACTTCAAGGCGCGGCCCGAGGCCGGCGACTATACCATCTTCATGGGTCTTGACAAGTACGAGAACGAGGACCTCATCAAATACGGCTTCCCCGAGGACATCTG GTTCCATGTAGATAAGATGTCCTCTGCACATGTGTATGTGAGATTGAATAAAGGTCAATCAATGGATGACATGAGTGAGGGTTTGCTGGAAGACTGTGCGCAGCTTGTCAAAGCTAATTCCATTCAAG GTAATAAAGTCAATAACATTGATGTAGTTTATACTCCATGGTACAATTTGAAGAAGACCCCTTCAATGGATGTAGGCCAAGTTGGTTTTCACAACCCTAAATTG GTTCGCACTATTAAAGTGGAAAAGAGGATCAATGAGATTGTGAACCGCTTGAATAAGACAAAGGTGGAACGGAAACCTGATTTAAAGG CTGAAAGAGAGGCTATTAGTGCTGCTGAAAAGGCAGAAAGAAAGGCACAGCTTAGAGACAAG AAACGTAGGGAAGAGATGGAGAGGCTTGAGAAAGAGAAGCAGGCTGATATCAGGAGCTACAAGGGTCTAATGGTCCAAGAGAAGATGACTTCCAACAAGCAAATCGCTTCTGGCAGCAAGACCCTGCAGGAACTTGAAGAAGACTTTATGTGA